The window GTCCTAAATTTGGATAACCGTACACGATACAAGGTTCTTGATTTGCTTAACACCTTATCAAAGAATATGGATTTCTTGAAAATGACAACTGAAGAGCGTACGGGATGGATTGACTATCAATTAAATGAATAAGTATTTTTAGGGACATGATCAATAATGAGATATTATGTTATAATTTCTGgacatttttttatataagttAGAGTCGTAAGGAATGATTTTCAATAAATTCatagaatttttttatattttaatttgttaGGGATATGGGGATTGAAATTTCGATTTTGTTAAATtgaaatgtgattttttttatatattaaatatatttaatttttaaataagtaattttatttcaaaatgaatttaaatatatttacaaaatttacaccatcaataaaaaaaatgtataaatatttatcaaaattttgCAAAAACTCTACAAAAATCCATGTAATTTAGCTTATAAATCTGTATGATtttataaaaatcaataatctatCAAATTCACGAAAATCTATcgtttaaaaaaattcattgaAAATCATTAAATCTCTGCGTTGATACACTCCTAACAAAAGATCAGTttaattgtatattaattaaattattattttaaaaaaaagggcAAATATGATATTTAAATATTTCTTCCATGAAATTTTCTTGCAGGTCCATACATCTAAATCTTCCCACAATTGAGAGGGAGGGACACAACGGATTTGCCAAAGTGTTGATATTTCGTTAAAAAGGAACGATGCAAAGCTAGGTAAGAATACATACTACGCTGAATCAGCCTCGAAAATTCCGAGTGAATTTGAATCCAAACGATTCCGAAATTTCATTTTTTCAGCTAAGTTTTCGTTGTTTTTCGTGCGAAAACATTGGATGGGGTCGACGGAGAATATCTGGAATGCGGTGGAAGTACCGGAGAGTCACAGCTCGGAAGTTCCGTCGTCTTCTCTTGCCGTTGACCACTCGCTCTCCCTCCCTGAAATGAAGCCTCGTATTGTGTAATCATTTTATTCTTTCTTATTATGTTTTGGTTTTCTGCTTGATTTTAGATCTTCTGGTAGACTTTATTAGTGATTAAGTTTATCTTGACCTTAAAACTTAATTCTGCTAATTCACGGTGTCAGAATTTTTGAGATCGCTGATGAGGAAAGGAAAAGAATTATTTCATTGATGATTGATATGTGTTGGAGACGTACTTGCTTGCTTGTAGTAAACCTTTCACATTGGTATGCGAGCATGCGTGAGAGGCTGTGTCATTTCGATGTAACTCATGACTCTGATTGATCAAATGGATCTTGTGGTGACCGCACGGAGTCACTTGGTCGGGTACAACTATGGTAACCATGTAAGTGCAAAGTTAGCATGTGAGGATTAAGCTGATTTCTGATATCTTGGACAAAGTATTATCGAGGACATTCAAGTTTTTGGCTTGGTTGTCACATCATCTATATAGGCAAAAGGGCTGTCCCGGGGTTAAGTAATATTGGTTTGGAATTCTCAATCCACTGAAGTGGTTCAGAGAGCCATCTAGATTGAGGCAGAGACTGTTAGGAAGAAGATGATGGCGAGACCCCTTAGCAGTGTTGTTGAAAAGACGAGCATCTTAAAGTGTCTGACATGCATGGATAAGCTCCTAGCTTGTTGGGAATGATTTccttcaatgttcatttttcaATATTTGCTCCAAGATAAAAGACAGGTTCTTGTGTCAATGTGGGTAGTATTCAAAATATGAAGTTCCTCTTTTCCTAAACTTGATTCAGTTTCTCCAAAGAATCAGACTCTATATGATGAATGATTAGTGATATGTTCATTACCAACATATCCCAACTGCAGGAGTGCTTTTATTGGGTTCTAGCTCAAAACCTTTTGTTTTTTACCTCATCAGTTCAGTTCTATAAATTTGAAGATGTATTGATGATCTTTCGGAGATTTTTATCCTCATCCAAGTGCAAGCTCCGGGTTTGTGTGCATGCCTCAAATAAACAACACCCTGCATATTTTTTATAGTTTCCACCAATCGCAACTTTATAATCTAGTTTGGTTTTCAGAGTATTAGATACACACTACGTGCTTATTAAACTTTTGATTTGTCAAAAAGAATGTTAAAACTTGAGATAAAGTTTAGTCGCAATTTATGAAATTGTAGACAGCTCGTGCAAATTTCACGATGATAGCTTTTGCTGGATGTAATTTTTTTGTAATCCATGTTCATATTCTTTGGGTCCTGTGTGTTTCTAAATCCATACATACTCACTCGATGTGAATTGACGCATAGTGtcttttttattttctgttGCAACTTTCAGTTCAAcgttttatttatttcattttttcttAAATGATATATCATGGaacaaaacattttaaaataattacttaTTGAAAAAAACTACGAGGTATCACCGCAAGTAATTGAGTTGAAGTCAAATGATTTGAACTTTTCTCATACCTCTCTCTCAAAATTTCCTGTTTTAACCTTTTGGATTAACGATTTTCTTTTTGCCAGGGAGCTGTGCAAGGATCTATTCAAACAATGGTCAAGTTTGGATGCGTCGGATTTCTCTCTTGAAACGGTATCTGGTGGCATTACAAATCTGTGTGCGTTTCTTTCCTGTTTCTCTCAAAAGAAATGGATTAAAAATAACgttcttaaatttttttaatttacgaGAAAGTAGTATGTTCTTATTTTTACATTTGATGGTTTACTGGCTGTCATTAACAAAtcatttatattttgattttgaatGCAACAGTACTCAAGGTATCTGTGAAAGAAAAAGATGGAAATGTTGTGCATATGACTGTTCGATTGTATGGACCGAATACTGAATATGTGATCAATCGTGAAAGGGAATTGCAGGTAAATTGGTGATGTTTGTGAGCATTTTTGCTCTCCCCCTTAGCAAGTCAGACTCGGCTTGATTGCGAATTATTCTGGACCTATTGTTTTTGAGTGCACGTGGGGGGGTTTAGACCCGAAAAATGTACATGCAATTTATGAGTACTTCCTCCCAAAGCATCTACCTCTACTGCTTAGCAACTGTCATCTCATCTCTCACTCCATTGATATGAGCTAGATGTTTCTAAAAATATCCTTTCGGGCCTTCCTTTATCATGACCATTTGGTATTCAATATAGTCGATTACTTGTTTCTAAATATAAGTAaacttcaattattttaaattaattgcaCAAGTCTAATTGCTGTTATTGAGTGCTCTATTGGAATTTACAAGCTGTTGATGTATGTTATATTGGCTAAAATTTTCCAAACACCAACTGTACATGTTCTAAAGATTTTTAAATCTCATGTTATTGACTGCATTTTGTTTGAGCTTAACATTTTATGTGCAGGCTATTCCATTCCTCTCAGCCGCAGGATTTGGTGCCAAGTTACTTGGTGTTTTTGGAAATGGCATGGTGCAGTCATTTATCAATGCTCGTACCCTAACACCATTGGGTGAACATTCTTTTCAGCTTTGTTTCTAGCCACCTTCCATTTTAAATGCTACAGCTATACCTGCGAGGACCACCATTGAACACTTTGTATCGTCacaatatttatgatttaaatttgaaatttttcccCGTCTTGGTGGGTTTTCTTGACAGACATGCGAAAGCCAAAGCTCGTCTCAAAAATTGCTAAACAGCTCCGGAGGTTCCATGAGGTCGGAATAGCTGGTTCTAAAGAGCCTCAACTGTGGAATGACGTCTTCAAGTTCTTTGAAAGAGGTTCTCTATTAGCAGTAAATGATTTGGATGTGCTtacttttcaatattttatataatgaaTTTGGAATCTTGTAAGATTTGGCTGTCAGTGGTAGTTAtctatatattttatgtttgaTAACTGGGAATTTTACATGCAGCGTCAAGCCTCAAGTTTGATGATCATGAGAAGCAAAAAAAGTATGAGACGATTTCATTTGGAGAAATTCATAAAGAAATCATTGAACTCAAGGTTATGTGTTGCATATGTCTCTGGGGGGTTGTATATTTTGCCATTGCCTCTGATTGTTACATAGAAGAATGGAAAATTCTGATTGATATCTTGGATTAATACTTATATGGTTGTCTTCGCTCATTTGAACATTGTCTTCTTGTTCTTAACTTCACAAATAGTTATTGATCAACTTCACATAAAAAAGTCTCTATATGTTAGCCTATGCTGTAAGTTATTCCGTATAATGATTAGTTTTGATCGGAAAGACTATTCACAGTATCTACCATCCGAGAACAATGAATTCTTGAATTTTGTTCAAAATCAACAGAGGTTTACCTAAAAAACCTGGGATTCATTATTTGCCCCGCTACTGCAATAACATTATGGATGCAACAGTTTtcaaaaaaggaagaaaaatgaTGCATTGACGTGaaattgttgttattgatgaggCCGCAATACCTGAGGTTTTTTGCAGTCAATAGTTGACCAATGTAGTGAGATATTGGCTAATGAAGACCGTAGGCATTTTTCTTCGTTTCTGCTATCTTGTGTGAGAAGTTAGATTATTATTAGTGAACAATAATTTTCTTATTCTGGAACAGGAAATGACAGATCGCTTTAATGCTCCCATTGTGTTTTCACACAATGATCTACTTTCTGGGAATTTGATGCTTAATGATGAAGAAGGTAAGCATCATCCATAGTTTTACAATCAGTCTCTCTCTCACACAGTAAGTGACATGCTATTTTATGTCACCAGCTGATTATGGGCTTCTTTGACCTTCTCATACAGTCAtacttgttttaaaattttagccaACGTCACTGTTGACACGTGGGTTCAGTTTTAGCTTATGCAAATGTATCAGAACGATAGCACACGGGTTCTAATTGGTTTTTATTTCTGTTATGACATGGTATTAACATTTTCAACATGATTTAAATCCAATATGAATGACATCCTTGAGGTGAATATGTATGGGTTACTTACGTAGTCTTAATTACCATTTGGTTGAGATATGATGTGAAGTACATGAACTGTATTATATAGAATAAATAAacgttttcttgaaatttgaggTGGAAATACTATCTTTAGGACAATTTGAGGACAAGTTTATATGAATTATGAAAGGAATGACATAGAAGCATCACACAATTTTGGTCATTAAATTGTTGACGGGTGATGTATCTGACTTATTGAAGCTCTTTGAGCATATGAATTTTCAAGACTTGAATTGGCTCCCCTTTTTCCTTTTTTCATTTGGGAGAAATTTCAAAATGTGGTGATCGAGATTGATGTAAAAGATGTCCGTAATTTTTCTTTCGTCATTACCGACATTCTTATGAGCGCTCCCATGTGTTTTGGTAAATTTTCAGATAAGCTTTACTTCATCGACTTTGAGTATGGATCATACAGTTACAGAGGTTTTGACATCGGAAATCACTTCAACGAATATGCTGGCTATGATTGTGACTATAGCTTGTGCGTCATCATCCTTTCCTAATTTTGTATTTAATTTGCATTCGTCTTTCGCAGAATATAGGATGTATTTGTAGTTATTCTGAGAGCTGTTTCATCTGCAGGTACCCAATTAAAGACGAACAATACCACTTCTTCAGATACTACTTAAAACCAGATAGCCCACACGAAGTATTTTGCAGTCTTTCATACCTCTGATAATAGAACCAGTACCAAATGTTTATTTGAATTTAACTAATATGATTAGCTATGGAGTCAAAAGAGGCATTATAGATGGGTCCGAACACTCGAACACTTGTAGCTCTGCTTATTGGGGGGAAATACGACGTAAAATGACAATAATCTGTGTTGGTATATGTTATCTAAGATAATAGACGTAACTAAGGTGATCCAAATCCAAAGACTAGTTTATTGTGCGATTTTTAATGAAAATTGGCTACAACCGGCCTGCAGGTTTCTGATGAAGAACTCAAAGCTCTTTACCTGGAGACAAATACCTTTATGCTAGCTTCGCATCTTTACTGGGCTTTATGGGCTCTCATCCAggtaattttagtttttttcctACTGTTGCTCGTAAAAAGTCGAGTTGTTGTATTAAGATTTGCTTGTTTGTTGTGGCAGGCCAAAATGTCTCCAATTGATTTTGATTATCTGAGCTATTTCTTCCTACGATACAATGAGTACAAGAATCAGAGGGAGAAGAGTTTTTTGTTGGCACGTTCTAAGTTCTCTGGATCACAGATTGATtcataaaattcagtcttaattGTTTTTGATTCTTTGTTTTTGTGCTTTCTGTTGTAATCCTATGTCTTGTTGCCTTGTATCGTACACAACCAATAATGTTCCATTTCGCAAGACTATAAAACACGACTTCCTTTCTAGAAATATCTCTTTTTAGCAATAGAAAATGTTGTTTCTTATTAGCAAATTTGCTTCAAAAGATTGTTGTTGAGATGTTTGGTTCCTCCAGTATCAATAGCTTCGTTTGGTTCCAAGGTCTTTTTCTATTTGTGCACGATCCATTTTCTGTTACTCTGCTTCAATTGCAGGCTGATTTTTTTTCCTCAATTAAAGAAACCATCTGAAATAAGATTGCTAGTGAAAGGGCAAAACTAATATTTTCAGCAATTAACTTCCATCACATCTCAAATATTTCAGAATCAAATTTTAACACAGGTTCAATcagcaaaaataaaaaaataaataaccaCGATCTTGCACTCCTAGTGAACACACCATTTCcagaaatgaaagaaactaTACCCAAAAACTTGAGAAGGTTCAATCAGCTAGAATGTACTTCAACACTCTTTGACGTAACTAGCATCTACCCAAATCTTGaatcattaaaaaataaaataaaataaaatcaagctCTTAAAACAACCATTTTCCCGCTTGGAATTGGCATCCTGGAGTACTG is drawn from Primulina eburnea isolate SZY01 chromosome 10, ASM2296580v1, whole genome shotgun sequence and contains these coding sequences:
- the LOC140842743 gene encoding probable ethanolamine kinase, which translates into the protein MGSTENIWNAVEVPESHSSEVPSSSLAVDHSLSLPEMKPRIVELCKDLFKQWSSLDASDFSLETVSGGITNLLLKVSVKEKDGNVVHMTVRLYGPNTEYVINRERELQAIPFLSAAGFGAKLLGVFGNGMVQSFINARTLTPLDMRKPKLVSKIAKQLRRFHEVGIAGSKEPQLWNDVFKFFERASSLKFDDHEKQKKYETISFGEIHKEIIELKEMTDRFNAPIVFSHNDLLSGNLMLNDEEDKLYFIDFEYGSYSYRGFDIGNHFNEYAGYDCDYSLYPIKDEQYHFFRYYLKPDSPHEVSDEELKALYLETNTFMLASHLYWALWALIQAKMSPIDFDYLSYFFLRYNEYKNQREKSFLLARSKFSGSQIDS